One Gimesia aquarii DNA segment encodes these proteins:
- a CDS encoding alpha/beta hydrolase family protein codes for MIQKQSSDQSTRPKTKLKKVIPEENFFEDESNSSIDMFNDDFEDWEDDLSGGSVVKPGAKKKNKTPKKKKKSPSDYSLKKYGLTPFIAVTSIGLILLNLFLFLMQSHFLMLAFMLTCIVAIGYVFAGGLGLLIEAGKESGTELILCLIVPLYNVYFAISRIEQTKQSLATFVTGAFLLLISFTLTFGSLISISSSRSPSFTAPDAAEFNETSQSSPTSISDINSQLSSDSRGQFPKTRQPNSPTRSSNQTQRSKFDLSQIKPMLMSWPAEGASGFSVYRERKTASIGKVYEAQNSRSFEGESPAGANMKFRVYLPPDINPASPVPCILVPPAGSNLLTGMEIDPPDLIPNPEHEPYLKAGFAVITFSLDGHLWRREQSTNFEVKNAHSDFRKSKAGLVNCVHAFLETQAVIPGIDKNNVFIAGHSSAGTLSLLFAEHYPQIKGCLAYAASVDLKKSMAEYLPTIKAVIPDVEDFLRLSSPQSHISNLTCPVFIFHSREDPVTSFTNSQNFASQLKTQGTEVEFVAGNGNDHYQTMIDEGLPKGIEWIKKQIAKSSSSQTDTQMAASKGQNQTALQNAKNLIDVTRRKATFKVNGFDEFYEKTLKEKPDFWKSSIVDKIQLGLGEIVPGHARGSANLNLEQMTLSFEFTGDLPSDIPQKFADNIFAKSIILAEEAPKIEEASSNPNSRIMDSNYLTFRIRTLNRLRFNKNSSPKVAEVNLQQINRYVPNSLIINYADKWIYIKLKGLGDKSEVERAAVNAFSTAGLFVSPKKFDLSPADLAMHRASNSPNTASGKRTTEKTSTNDPQSDKKQKYVIHYGVYSGKSIKESVKRSLKGFVWVDQKSIQFNPDAKEISFINRSPVDDGALERALTRNKFYQLNITKEAIPEVEPTPKKEETKAGT; via the coding sequence GTGATTCAAAAGCAATCCTCAGATCAATCAACACGTCCCAAGACAAAATTAAAAAAAGTAATCCCGGAAGAGAATTTCTTTGAGGACGAATCAAACTCGTCTATTGACATGTTCAATGACGATTTTGAGGACTGGGAAGATGACTTGAGTGGCGGTTCCGTAGTCAAACCAGGTGCGAAAAAAAAGAACAAAACACCAAAGAAGAAAAAGAAATCGCCATCTGATTATTCTTTAAAAAAGTATGGATTGACTCCCTTTATCGCTGTTACGTCTATAGGATTAATCCTGTTAAACCTGTTTCTCTTTCTGATGCAGAGCCATTTTTTAATGTTGGCTTTTATGCTGACATGTATTGTTGCTATTGGCTATGTCTTTGCTGGTGGTCTGGGGTTACTGATCGAAGCCGGCAAAGAAAGTGGCACCGAACTAATTCTCTGCCTGATTGTTCCTCTATACAACGTGTATTTTGCAATCTCCCGTATTGAACAAACCAAGCAGTCACTGGCAACGTTTGTGACAGGAGCATTCTTATTGCTCATTTCTTTCACCCTGACATTTGGAAGCTTAATTAGTATTTCCTCAAGCCGAAGTCCCAGTTTTACTGCTCCCGATGCTGCCGAATTCAATGAAACCTCTCAATCTAGTCCAACATCGATTAGCGACATCAACAGTCAACTAAGTAGTGACTCTCGAGGCCAATTTCCCAAGACCAGGCAACCAAACTCTCCGACTCGTTCTTCAAATCAAACACAGCGCTCCAAATTCGATCTATCTCAGATAAAACCAATGTTAATGAGTTGGCCAGCAGAAGGCGCCTCAGGCTTTAGCGTTTATAGAGAGAGAAAAACAGCGTCTATCGGCAAAGTCTATGAGGCACAAAATTCGAGAAGCTTCGAAGGAGAATCTCCAGCTGGTGCCAATATGAAATTCAGGGTATATCTGCCACCAGATATTAATCCGGCATCACCGGTCCCTTGTATTCTAGTGCCTCCAGCCGGATCAAATCTGCTTACTGGAATGGAGATCGACCCTCCAGATTTAATACCAAACCCGGAACACGAACCCTACCTCAAAGCCGGATTCGCTGTGATTACCTTTTCTCTGGACGGCCACTTGTGGAGACGTGAACAATCGACAAATTTCGAAGTAAAAAACGCTCATAGCGATTTCAGGAAAAGTAAAGCAGGACTGGTTAATTGTGTACACGCGTTTTTGGAAACTCAGGCTGTAATTCCGGGAATTGATAAAAACAACGTCTTTATCGCAGGTCATAGTTCAGCGGGAACACTCTCGCTGTTATTCGCAGAGCATTACCCTCAAATCAAAGGCTGTCTGGCTTATGCCGCTTCAGTTGATCTTAAAAAATCTATGGCAGAATATCTGCCTACAATAAAAGCGGTCATTCCAGATGTGGAAGACTTCCTCAGACTCAGTTCACCTCAATCGCATATTAGTAATCTTACCTGCCCCGTATTTATATTTCATTCACGTGAAGATCCTGTTACGTCTTTTACAAATTCACAGAATTTTGCCTCACAATTAAAAACACAAGGAACTGAAGTCGAATTCGTAGCAGGAAATGGTAACGATCACTACCAGACCATGATTGACGAAGGTCTTCCAAAGGGAATTGAATGGATTAAAAAACAAATCGCAAAGTCGAGCTCCTCACAGACTGATACACAAATGGCTGCCAGCAAAGGACAGAACCAAACAGCCCTTCAAAATGCAAAAAATCTGATCGATGTCACCAGACGAAAAGCCACTTTTAAAGTAAACGGTTTTGATGAATTCTATGAAAAAACACTGAAAGAGAAGCCTGACTTTTGGAAAAGTTCAATTGTCGACAAGATTCAGCTTGGACTAGGAGAAATTGTTCCCGGTCATGCAAGAGGCTCAGCGAATCTGAATCTGGAACAGATGACTCTTAGTTTTGAGTTTACTGGGGACCTGCCTTCAGATATTCCCCAAAAATTTGCAGATAACATCTTTGCCAAATCCATCATATTGGCTGAAGAAGCCCCTAAAATTGAAGAAGCCAGTAGTAATCCTAACTCTCGAATCATGGATTCTAATTATCTTACGTTTCGCATCAGAACATTAAATCGTCTCAGGTTCAACAAAAACTCTTCGCCTAAAGTCGCGGAAGTCAATCTTCAACAAATTAATCGCTATGTTCCTAATTCATTGATCATCAATTATGCTGACAAGTGGATCTATATCAAGTTGAAAGGTTTAGGAGATAAATCTGAAGTCGAACGAGCAGCAGTCAATGCATTCTCGACTGCTGGCCTATTTGTGTCTCCTAAAAAATTTGACCTTTCTCCAGCAGACCTAGCAATGCATCGGGCTTCAAACTCCCCAAACACCGCATCAGGAAAGAGGACGACAGAAAAGACTTCTACGAACGATCCGCAATCAGATAAGAAACAGAAATACGTGATTCACTATGGTGTTTACAGCGGCAAGTCCATCAAAGAATCTGTCAAACGAAGTTTAAAAGGATTTGTGTGGGTAGATCAGAAATCGATTCAGTTCAATCCCGATGCCAAAGAAATTTCATTTATCAACAGGAGTCCTGTGGATGATGGTGCACTGGAACGCGCATTAACGCGCAATAAATTTTACCAGCTCAATATCACTAAAGAGGCAATTCCGGAAGTAGAACCAACACCAAAGAAAGAAGAAACGAAAGCCGGGACGTAA
- a CDS encoding endonuclease/exonuclease/phosphatase family protein — protein sequence MRLLSYNIHKGIGGRDRRYRLERVLSVIESENPDIICLHEVDRNVKRSRFNNQPKIFAEYFNMTESLFQLNVKLKTGGYGNLILSRWPFISQHQISLTMKRRKSRGAQIAIVDSPEGAFQLVNFHLGLAEKERHWQINHLLTHRLFEEGNGYPTVVVGDTNDWRNTLAKAQFSQHDFQEVTHPPSKFRSFPAYMPVGTLDKAFIRGEIGVRNVKLSRSKLSREASDHLPLVVDFHLNHHAKDFIKKAGH from the coding sequence ATGCGTTTATTAAGCTATAATATTCATAAGGGAATTGGTGGAAGAGACCGGCGTTATCGCTTGGAACGAGTTCTGAGTGTGATTGAATCAGAGAATCCTGACATCATTTGTTTACATGAAGTAGATCGAAATGTAAAACGCTCCCGGTTTAATAATCAGCCTAAAATTTTTGCTGAGTATTTCAATATGACAGAGTCTCTCTTCCAGTTAAATGTAAAACTGAAGACCGGTGGCTATGGAAATTTAATCCTTTCACGTTGGCCCTTTATTTCTCAACATCAGATCTCTCTGACTATGAAAAGGCGTAAATCGCGCGGTGCACAAATTGCGATTGTTGATTCCCCGGAAGGTGCATTTCAATTAGTCAATTTCCACTTGGGACTAGCTGAGAAAGAAAGGCACTGGCAGATTAACCATTTGTTGACACATCGGTTGTTTGAGGAAGGGAATGGCTATCCGACTGTCGTAGTTGGTGATACAAATGACTGGAGGAACACATTAGCGAAAGCACAATTTTCGCAACATGATTTTCAGGAAGTCACCCATCCCCCTTCAAAATTTCGTTCGTTTCCTGCCTATATGCCCGTTGGTACTTTGGATAAGGCATTTATTCGTGGAGAGATCGGTGTGAGAAATGTGAAGCTGTCTCGCTCGAAACTTTCAAGAGAAGCTTCAGACCATTTACCGCTGGTGGTCGATTTTCATTTAAACCATCACGCAAAAGACTTTATAAAAAAAGCAGGGCATTGA
- a CDS encoding ABC transporter ATP-binding protein yields MSFFFALLVALLWGANLSVTFLVVKVLLQGESLSGYVQKEISLTEELIQEKQDALKDISRAIHSQNLEAQPDNSAEGEITQTDLAAAPVNLLSDQSRQQRKLSNASRKLLALKWIQSTIITRIPDDQFDTFALILGLLLLTTLVKGLCIFTQDVLVGGVVELVTMSVRKECFRKVLDLDYQSISDEGTASLMSRFTFDMQQLSQGLTLMGGKIIREPLKALACMIFAFMVNWRLTLLSFVFAPLIAIVFYKIGKTLKHASQKMMESMSRIYKTLEESFESSKVIIAFNGARKHRSRFHHENKEYFKKALSIVRIDSLTSPTTEMLGLMAIFIALIPGSYLVLRGKTEIWGIQLASAPMDIATLSMMYALLAGISDPARKMSSVYSKLKKTIAAAERIFSVIDRETLVKEADAPQRFPQKLESVHFKKIDFTYAQRKESTRNNEPILDGVNLEISAGEVVLVVGENGSGKSTLVNLLPRFYDPDKGSVFINEIDARDIRLRDLRNHIGVVSQETMLFDDSILENIRYGRPNATRLEIEAVARKAHVLQFAEQLPGGLQYDVGERGQELSGGQRQRIALARAILRNPEILILDEATSAIDSQSEILIHKALKEFAPGRTVFIITHSVGQSLLEFATRIVVMDSGKVVATGPHHTLVETCPQYQNLLSAQVRQRSA; encoded by the coding sequence GTGTCTTTCTTTTTTGCCCTCCTGGTTGCCCTGTTATGGGGTGCCAATCTCTCCGTCACGTTCCTTGTTGTCAAAGTCTTGTTGCAGGGCGAAAGTCTAAGCGGTTACGTACAAAAAGAAATCAGCCTCACTGAAGAACTCATTCAGGAGAAACAAGACGCACTTAAAGATATCTCCCGTGCAATTCATTCACAAAATTTGGAGGCTCAACCAGACAACTCCGCAGAAGGCGAGATCACTCAAACAGATCTGGCAGCAGCACCGGTCAATCTGCTTAGTGACCAATCTCGGCAACAAAGAAAGCTAAGTAATGCCTCACGTAAGTTATTAGCCCTCAAGTGGATTCAATCTACAATTATCACGCGCATTCCAGACGACCAGTTTGATACGTTCGCACTCATTCTGGGACTTTTGTTACTGACAACCCTCGTTAAAGGTCTCTGTATTTTCACACAAGATGTATTGGTGGGGGGCGTCGTAGAATTAGTGACGATGTCAGTCCGAAAGGAATGCTTTCGCAAAGTTCTTGATTTGGATTATCAAAGCATATCCGATGAGGGAACCGCCTCGCTCATGTCACGCTTCACGTTTGATATGCAACAACTCTCTCAAGGTTTGACATTGATGGGAGGAAAAATCATTCGGGAACCTCTCAAAGCGCTGGCCTGTATGATCTTCGCCTTTATGGTCAACTGGCGTTTGACACTTCTTTCATTTGTATTTGCTCCCCTGATCGCAATTGTCTTCTATAAAATTGGAAAGACCTTGAAACATGCTAGCCAGAAAATGATGGAAAGCATGTCTCGGATCTATAAAACGCTTGAGGAGTCCTTTGAAAGTTCAAAAGTGATCATCGCGTTTAACGGCGCCCGAAAACACCGCAGTCGGTTTCATCATGAGAATAAAGAGTATTTCAAAAAAGCATTAAGTATTGTCCGCATTGATTCATTAACGAGCCCGACAACAGAAATGTTGGGATTGATGGCTATTTTTATAGCCTTAATTCCCGGTTCCTATCTTGTATTGCGTGGCAAAACCGAGATCTGGGGGATTCAACTGGCTTCGGCCCCCATGGATATTGCGACTCTCTCAATGATGTACGCTTTGCTCGCTGGAATCTCTGATCCTGCTCGAAAAATGTCATCGGTCTATTCAAAACTGAAAAAAACCATTGCTGCTGCGGAACGCATCTTCTCGGTCATTGACCGCGAAACACTGGTAAAGGAAGCTGATGCACCTCAACGTTTTCCTCAGAAACTGGAATCGGTCCATTTCAAAAAGATCGACTTCACTTATGCACAACGTAAAGAGTCGACAAGAAATAATGAACCGATCCTCGATGGTGTGAATCTGGAAATTTCCGCGGGAGAAGTCGTACTGGTTGTCGGTGAAAACGGTTCTGGAAAATCGACGTTAGTCAACTTGCTGCCTCGCTTTTATGATCCCGATAAGGGCAGTGTTTTTATTAACGAAATTGACGCCCGTGATATTCGGTTAAGGGATCTTAGAAACCATATCGGTGTCGTCTCACAGGAAACGATGTTGTTTGATGATTCCATTCTGGAAAATATTCGTTACGGTCGGCCAAATGCAACACGTCTTGAAATAGAAGCTGTTGCCAGAAAAGCGCATGTATTACAGTTCGCCGAGCAGCTTCCCGGTGGTTTGCAATATGATGTCGGTGAACGAGGACAGGAATTATCAGGTGGGCAAAGGCAACGCATTGCTTTGGCACGTGCGATTCTACGAAATCCTGAAATTCTGATTCTCGATGAAGCAACATCAGCCATTGACTCACAAAGTGAAATTCTGATTCACAAAGCGTTAAAAGAATTCGCCCCCGGGCGAACCGTATTCATCATTACACACTCTGTCGGTCAAAGCCTGCTTGAATTCGCAACACGAATTGTTGTGATGGATTCCGGGAAAGTAGTTGCCACTGGTCCTCATCACACTCTCGTAGAAACCTGTCCTCAATATCAAAATCTGTTGAGCGCACAAGTTCGACAACGCTCTGCCTAG
- a CDS encoding glutamine synthetase adenylyltransferase, translating into MNKPLIPDNPAKLLDSNVPITDVDVQNILSEIGFTDQERALIRLREMCSTDRIRTELKLILPTLLQSLSDAATPDGSLINFERFVNSVSNPEAMLSFLTENPRAVEILVKLFVGSQFLSEILLKNPDYLERLTSYNRIAEFKSQQQFYSEAMTAVRLESKSTAEKFDVLRRFQRWELLRIGACDTFGLMDLKNITVQLSLLADGLVQTCLTIISEELELPVDDFAVLAFGKLGGEELNYSSDIDLVFIAGANSTQYWQLGQRLIKSLMESTSEGFLYRVDMRLRPWGRSGALVTTVDAYVDYFAKHGRLWEKQAMLKARIIAGNQKLGIEFFRRIEPQIYNCDQEAVRKNVLEMKQRIEKELKKKGKNWGEVKSGKGSIRDVEFTTQYLQMSNGADYPAVRSINTLDGLVRLVDHGLIQADEYQHLTSGYVFFRKIEHALQLMHYNQEHLMPTDERELAYLARRLDFRDGQQLVQFYEQHRKAVRKIYKKYIYDPVVPHSENDSADSEQENHLIEMMSASYSKVFNEIEIEKHSKMAKKLGDSNIVEIETENLPESQIRLTMVGFDQIGDLSLICGLLFVYGFDIQKGHLFTNQKVRSVVASQGRSAKVSEKSKNPRKFVIVLDVKSPAVATEPTVWVNYKNDLSELLNKVESGKKREAVGELAKRVAGALRDLSHASQVLYPVEIELDNESDSRYTILRIQSEDTIGFLYELTNALSMSGFDIVRMVIDSEGAKVSDLLYVTDEKGEKINSEEQQQGLRAAVVLIKHFTHLLPRSPNPESALLHFREFLEQLFKQPNWVEEISSLERTSVLSALAKLLGVSDFLWEDFLRLQHSNLFPVVANVEELQNRLSIEDLRAELASELEQANSREELSEKLNAFKDRAMLRKDMRHILGHISEFGQFSEELTDVAEVVVQGAYEICDQQLQERYGIPNLESGEPCSLSICALGKCGGRELGFASDIELMFIYEGSGQTTGPEVITNNEFYLKLVEKFTKMIKARSEGIFQIDLRLRPYGQAGSLAVSAEAFQSYFSYGGASWPYERQALVKLRPIAADEEFGNRVVRMRDAILYSGKPFDVAAMLAMREKQIQQLVKGGTINAKLGDGGLVDCEYLIQGLQITYGHRNPMLRTTNTLEGITALKELGLISPDDFQNLRNAYIFLRRLIDALRMVRGNAKDLTVPPQDQEEFEFLARRLGYGSHTDKLQEEITSTMDRVRDFSRLLEPIKAMTIRTNG; encoded by the coding sequence ATGAACAAACCCCTCATTCCCGACAATCCAGCAAAACTACTAGACTCAAACGTGCCCATTACTGATGTAGACGTGCAGAACATTCTTTCCGAAATTGGTTTTACAGACCAGGAACGAGCACTGATCCGCTTAAGGGAAATGTGCTCAACTGATCGCATTCGCACAGAATTAAAACTGATCCTCCCTACTCTCTTGCAATCTCTTTCTGATGCAGCCACTCCCGATGGTTCATTAATTAACTTTGAACGTTTTGTCAACAGTGTCTCCAATCCGGAAGCAATGCTCAGCTTTCTGACAGAAAATCCGCGTGCTGTCGAAATACTGGTAAAGTTATTTGTGGGTAGTCAGTTTTTATCAGAAATCCTTTTAAAAAATCCGGATTATCTGGAGCGACTGACCAGTTACAATCGCATTGCTGAGTTTAAGAGCCAACAGCAGTTCTATTCAGAAGCAATGACTGCGGTGCGATTGGAATCCAAATCAACGGCAGAAAAATTCGATGTACTCCGACGGTTCCAACGCTGGGAACTGTTGCGAATTGGAGCCTGTGACACATTTGGTTTGATGGATCTGAAAAACATCACTGTTCAACTCTCTTTGCTCGCCGACGGTTTGGTCCAAACCTGCCTGACAATTATTTCAGAAGAACTGGAGTTGCCAGTAGATGATTTTGCAGTCCTGGCGTTTGGGAAGCTGGGAGGCGAAGAGTTAAATTATAGCTCGGATATTGATCTCGTATTTATTGCAGGAGCGAACTCGACTCAATACTGGCAACTGGGGCAGCGTCTCATTAAATCACTGATGGAATCAACGTCTGAAGGATTTCTGTATCGTGTGGATATGCGTTTGCGTCCCTGGGGTCGATCAGGTGCCCTCGTCACGACAGTTGATGCTTATGTTGATTACTTTGCTAAACATGGACGTCTCTGGGAAAAACAGGCGATGTTAAAAGCACGCATCATTGCTGGAAATCAGAAACTGGGTATTGAATTCTTTCGTCGGATTGAACCACAAATCTATAACTGTGATCAGGAAGCGGTTAGAAAAAATGTACTGGAGATGAAACAACGTATTGAGAAAGAACTCAAAAAGAAGGGGAAAAACTGGGGCGAAGTCAAATCCGGAAAAGGATCAATCCGGGATGTCGAGTTTACCACTCAATATTTGCAAATGTCCAATGGTGCAGATTATCCTGCTGTTCGCAGTATCAATACGTTAGATGGCCTCGTAAGACTGGTTGATCATGGATTAATTCAAGCAGATGAATATCAACACTTAACCAGCGGTTATGTGTTTTTCCGAAAAATCGAGCACGCTCTTCAGTTGATGCATTATAACCAGGAACACCTTATGCCAACTGATGAACGCGAACTGGCATACCTCGCCCGACGACTCGATTTTCGTGATGGTCAACAACTGGTTCAATTCTATGAACAGCATCGCAAAGCAGTGAGAAAAATATACAAAAAATACATCTATGACCCAGTTGTACCCCACTCAGAAAATGACTCGGCTGACTCAGAACAAGAAAACCATCTGATCGAAATGATGTCTGCTTCCTATTCTAAAGTGTTTAACGAAATAGAAATCGAAAAACACAGTAAGATGGCCAAGAAACTGGGTGATTCCAACATAGTAGAAATTGAAACGGAAAACTTACCTGAGTCACAGATCCGACTCACGATGGTTGGATTTGATCAAATTGGAGACTTATCTTTAATTTGCGGTCTTCTGTTTGTATATGGTTTTGATATTCAAAAAGGCCATCTGTTTACGAATCAGAAAGTCAGATCCGTTGTGGCCTCACAAGGTAGATCCGCAAAAGTCTCTGAAAAATCGAAAAACCCTCGTAAGTTTGTCATTGTACTTGACGTCAAATCACCAGCCGTAGCTACAGAGCCAACCGTTTGGGTAAACTATAAAAATGATTTATCGGAACTGTTAAATAAAGTTGAGTCGGGAAAAAAACGAGAAGCAGTAGGTGAACTCGCAAAGCGGGTCGCAGGTGCGTTACGCGATCTATCACATGCCAGCCAGGTTCTTTATCCCGTCGAGATTGAATTAGATAATGAGTCAGACAGCAGATACACCATTTTACGAATTCAATCCGAAGACACCATTGGATTCCTTTACGAACTCACCAATGCACTTTCCATGAGCGGTTTCGACATTGTGCGAATGGTCATTGATTCAGAGGGGGCGAAAGTCAGTGACTTACTTTACGTAACTGATGAAAAAGGAGAGAAAATTAACTCAGAGGAACAACAACAGGGCTTACGAGCCGCTGTCGTGTTAATCAAACATTTCACTCACTTATTACCACGATCTCCCAATCCGGAATCTGCCTTATTACATTTTAGAGAATTTCTGGAACAGCTTTTCAAGCAACCGAACTGGGTCGAAGAAATCTCGTCACTCGAACGTACGAGCGTTCTCAGTGCGTTAGCAAAACTGCTCGGTGTAAGTGATTTTCTATGGGAAGATTTTCTGCGATTGCAACATTCTAATCTGTTCCCGGTTGTGGCCAATGTGGAAGAATTACAAAATCGCCTCTCCATAGAAGATCTGAGAGCCGAACTTGCCAGTGAATTGGAACAAGCAAATTCCCGCGAAGAGCTATCGGAAAAATTGAACGCCTTCAAAGATCGGGCAATGTTGCGCAAGGATATGAGACATATTTTAGGTCACATTTCTGAATTTGGGCAATTTTCCGAAGAACTGACAGACGTAGCAGAAGTTGTTGTTCAGGGAGCTTATGAAATCTGTGATCAACAACTCCAAGAACGATATGGAATTCCCAACTTAGAATCAGGCGAACCCTGTTCCCTTTCTATTTGTGCTTTAGGAAAATGTGGAGGTCGTGAGCTCGGCTTTGCTTCAGATATCGAACTCATGTTTATCTATGAAGGCTCCGGTCAAACAACAGGCCCCGAGGTGATTACTAATAATGAATTCTATCTAAAACTAGTCGAAAAGTTCACCAAGATGATTAAAGCACGTAGCGAAGGAATTTTTCAAATTGACCTGCGACTTCGTCCTTACGGACAAGCCGGTAGCTTGGCCGTTTCTGCGGAAGCATTTCAGAGTTATTTTTCCTATGGAGGGGCAAGCTGGCCGTATGAGCGACAGGCTCTCGTTAAGTTGCGTCCAATTGCAGCTGACGAAGAATTCGGAAATCGTGTCGTTAGAATGCGTGATGCAATCCTGTATTCAGGAAAACCATTTGATGTAGCGGCTATGTTGGCCATGCGCGAAAAGCAGATCCAACAATTGGTAAAAGGGGGCACAATCAACGCTAAACTCGGCGATGGAGGCCTTGTCGATTGCGAATATCTCATTCAGGGGCTGCAAATCACCTATGGACACCGTAATCCGATGCTACGCACAACGAATACATTGGAAGGGATTACGGCTTTAAAGGAACTGGGATTAATCAGCCCGGATGATTTTCAAAACTTACGTAACGCCTATATCTTTTTACGTAGATTAATTGATGCACTGAGGATGGTGAGAGGAAATGCAAAAGACTTAACAGTCCCCCCTCAAGACCAAGAAGAATTTGAATTTCTTGCTCGTAGACTGGGCTATGGTTCTCACACAGATAAATTGCAGGAAGAGATCACTTCGACTATGGACCGTGTTCGTGACTTCAGTCGCTTATTAGAGCCAATCAAAGCCATGACCATCCGCACAAATGGCTAA
- a CDS encoding sulfatase — protein MNLLRKSTTLLILFLCLTSSRHVVRAESKADHPNIVMIISDDQAWNDYRFMGHEVIHSPNLDKLASESAVFKRGYVPTSLCRPSLMTLVTGLYPYQHKITGNDPPKGMNRQKLLKHVQSVDCLPAMLGKLGYQSFQSGKWWEGKPELAGFTSAMTHGDPKRGGRHGDLGLKVGREGMAPVFEFIDQCGKDPFYLWYAPFLPHTPHNPPKRLLDKYRNSELPIELSYYYAMCEWFDETCGQLLDYLDQKGLSQNTIVVYVTDNGWIQYVPESNQERKKMKRRFRYAPKSKRSPYDGGIRTPIMFRWPEKIKPAEYDTLVSSIDIVPTLLYAVGLKPTKSMQGIDLLKVMEHGGKTQRKAIFGDIYEHDMVDIDDPASSLKYRWCIEGNWKAIIPGPRLANEKVELFNLSKDPFEKKNLATEYPEKAHQLLKLTNAWWDGSEK, from the coding sequence GTGAATTTATTGAGGAAGTCAACAACATTACTGATTCTTTTTTTATGCTTAACAAGTTCGCGCCATGTTGTAAGGGCAGAATCGAAGGCCGATCATCCAAATATTGTGATGATTATCTCTGACGATCAGGCATGGAACGATTATCGGTTTATGGGGCATGAAGTCATACACTCTCCTAACTTAGATAAATTGGCATCAGAAAGTGCCGTATTTAAAAGAGGCTACGTTCCTACTAGCTTGTGTCGACCCAGCCTGATGACTCTTGTGACTGGCTTATACCCTTACCAACATAAAATTACAGGAAACGATCCGCCTAAGGGAATGAACCGACAGAAGTTGTTAAAACATGTGCAGAGTGTAGATTGTTTGCCTGCGATGTTAGGAAAGCTAGGCTATCAGAGCTTCCAATCGGGAAAATGGTGGGAAGGTAAACCGGAGCTAGCCGGTTTTACGTCTGCCATGACTCATGGCGATCCCAAACGGGGAGGAAGACACGGAGATCTAGGACTTAAAGTTGGCCGAGAGGGGATGGCTCCTGTTTTTGAGTTTATTGATCAATGTGGAAAAGATCCCTTTTACTTATGGTACGCTCCTTTTTTGCCTCACACTCCCCATAATCCACCTAAGCGATTATTGGATAAATATCGTAATTCTGAGCTACCGATTGAACTATCCTATTATTACGCGATGTGTGAATGGTTTGATGAGACTTGTGGACAGCTATTAGATTATCTTGATCAAAAAGGGCTTTCCCAAAATACGATTGTCGTTTATGTGACCGATAATGGCTGGATTCAATATGTTCCTGAGTCCAATCAGGAACGAAAAAAAATGAAACGCAGGTTTCGATATGCACCCAAATCAAAACGCAGTCCCTATGACGGAGGAATTCGAACTCCAATTATGTTTCGCTGGCCTGAAAAAATAAAGCCGGCTGAATATGACACACTCGTCAGCAGTATTGATATCGTACCGACTTTGTTATATGCAGTCGGTCTGAAACCAACTAAGTCGATGCAAGGAATTGACCTGTTAAAGGTAATGGAGCATGGAGGGAAAACACAGCGAAAAGCCATCTTCGGCGATATTTATGAGCATGATATGGTAGACATTGATGATCCCGCTTCGAGTCTCAAGTATCGTTGGTGTATTGAAGGAAATTGGAAGGCCATTATTCCCGGACCTCGACTCGCAAACGAGAAAGTGGAGTTATTTAATCTTTCGAAAGATCCTTTTGAGAAAAAGAACCTCGCAACTGAGTATCCTGAGAAGGCGCATCAGTTATTGAAGCTAACCAATGCATGGTGGGATGGTTCTGAAAAATAG